TAACACATCAACTTTGTTGTTACCTCCTTTTTTGATATTTGATGTAATAATTATTGATTTGGCAAAGTCTTTATTTTTATAACCACGTGTGTTGAACAAAACTTTTATTGAACTGCTGTCTCCGGGTAAGATTTCTTCCCTTGGCCATTGAGGAGTTGTGCAACCACATGATGTTCTAACCTTAACGAGTTTTAAAGGCTCTGTTCCAGTGTTTTTAAAAACAAAAAAGCAAGTGGGAAAAGTACCTATAATTACATCTCCGAAATCATGATTTTTTTTGTTGTACTCTATTTTGGGTTGTGCATTTATTAAATTAGAAGAAATTAAGATTGATATTAAAACAATAAATATCTTTTTCATAAAATTAATTTTAAAAAATCAAGTAATTATTTATTAGATTTCGGTTTAACATGCCCTTTGAAAAATAAAATGACAACTTTATTTTGTCCTTTTTTCTCTTTTATATTTGTTGTTACACGTACTGATTTGTGGGCTCTTTTTCCAGCATATCCTTTTGAATTAAAGGCAGCAACAATTTCGGAGGAATCACCTGGCATTATTGGTTCACGAGGCCATTTAGAAGCAGTACATCCACAGGAGGGTTTTACATCCAACAGTAATAAAGGAGCATCACCTGAATTATAAAATTTATAATGAATATATTTTTTCTTCCCTTCAATGATTGTCCCGAAGTTAATAGATTTCTCAACAAAAAATATATCCGGATTTTTTGTTTGATTATTACTTTTTTGTGAAAATGAGAAAAATGTAATTGATATAAGTATTGATAATAATAAAAGTTGTTTCATGTTTTTCTAATTTCTATTTATTATTGTTTAAGCGAACAGGTGATTCTGTAATTTTCTTAGGTCGTGTTTGCTCTCTTTTATTCACAAAACCTTTAAAAAAAATCACTTTCACATTATTTGTCAGCATATTTGTTGTAACGGTAATTGATTTCTGAAAATTTCTACCACCATATCCGTTTGAGTTAAATTTTGCAGTAATTTTTCCTGTTTTGTCTGGCATTACAGGCTCTCTTGACCAGTTTGAAGCAGTACAACCACAGCTGGGTCTTACATTCTTTAAAAGCAATGGTTTATCGCCTGTGTTTGTAAATTTATAGGTGTGAGTAACAACGTCTCCTTCTGTCATTTTTCCGAAGTTATGAGATACATTATCAAATTCTATTCGTGGTCCTATTACTTTTTTTTCTGTTCCGTTCTTTTGAGCAAAAGAATATGAAATTAAAAAAACGCCAATAAAAATTATAAATATTTTTTTCATGCTTTGTAAAATTTTTAACTTTTAAACTATAACAAAAAATGTTCCTAATTATTAGAACCCCCCTTAAAGGAATTCTTAAAAAATACAAAATTAAGAATTTTTAAATACAATTCAAGTGTTCTGTAGAATTATAAGTTAGTAATTCAGGATTTTGATTGTTAGTCATTTTTATAACATAAAGTCCAAGGTTATCATGTCTGTATTTTTCCATGTTTGATAATTCTTCATTTAGTAGTTTACAAATAAATATTCTCATTGCTCGTCCGTGCATTGAAATAAGAATATTATTTTCATCATTTCGTGAAAGAATTATTTTTATGAAAGTATCTTGCCTTGTTGCAACATCAAAAGGACTTTCTCCACCGGGTATTTTTTTTGAATACTCCCCTTTTTTCCATTTTGTTGCCAAGCGTTTCAATCGCATCCAAGCTCGCGGACTTATTTTTTTCCCCTCCAATATTCCCCAATTTATCTCATTTAACTCCAAATAACTTTCTACAGTAATACCTTCTCTACGAAAACAATCAATGCTTTCTATACTTCGCAGCAATTCAGATGTGTAAATTTTATCAAATTTTATATCCTTATATTTTTCAAAAAATGCCTTTGCTTGTTTTTTGCCTGTTTTGTTCAATGAGGAG
This portion of the Bacteroidota bacterium genome encodes:
- a CDS encoding histidine phosphatase family protein codes for the protein MSEKNIFIIRHGETSYNNKGYLQGATINSSLNKTGKKQAKAFFEKYKDIKFDKIYTSELLRSIESIDCFRREGITVESYLELNEINWGILEGKKISPRAWMRLKRLATKWKKGEYSKKIPGGESPFDVATRQDTFIKIILSRNDENNILISMHGRAMRIFICKLLNEELSNMEKYRHDNLGLYVIKMTNNQNPELLTYNSTEHLNCI
- a CDS encoding DUF1573 domain-containing protein, producing MKKIFIIFIGVFLISYSFAQKNGTEKKVIGPRIEFDNVSHNFGKMTEGDVVTHTYKFTNTGDKPLLLKNVRPSCGCTASNWSREPVMPDKTGKITAKFNSNGYGGRNFQKSITVTTNMLTNNVKVIFFKGFVNKREQTRPKKITESPVRLNNNK
- a CDS encoding DUF1573 domain-containing protein, with product MKQLLLLSILISITFFSFSQKSNNQTKNPDIFFVEKSINFGTIIEGKKKYIHYKFYNSGDAPLLLLDVKPSCGCTASKWPREPIMPGDSSEIVAAFNSKGYAGKRAHKSVRVTTNIKEKKGQNKVVILFFKGHVKPKSNK